One stretch of Micromonospora echinospora DNA includes these proteins:
- the atpE gene encoding ATP synthase F0 subunit C codes for MNVLAEIGGNVNTIGYGLAAIGPGIGVALVFAAYIQSSARQPESAGYNRTWLVLGFALVEALALFGLVLAFAVS; via the coding sequence ATGAACGTTCTTGCCGAGATCGGTGGCAACGTCAACACCATCGGCTACGGCCTCGCCGCCATCGGCCCCGGTATCGGTGTGGCTCTGGTCTTCGCGGCCTACATCCAGTCGAGCGCCCGCCAGCCCGAGTCGGCCGGCTACAACCGCACCTGGCTGGTGCTGGGCTTCGCCCTGGTCGAGGCGCTGGCGCTGTTCGGCCTGGTGCTCGCCTTCGCCGTTAGCTGA
- a CDS encoding F0F1 ATP synthase subunit delta — protein MQAASRESYRAGAERLDAYVRGAEPSAVASTADDILSVATLLRREPRLRRALSDPARTGADRSGLLGDMLRGRIGAEALDLLATLVSGRWSVPSELLDGVERLGVEALLASADLSGDLGEVEDELFRFGQVVGGSAELSNALSDPMASVERRAELARQLLSGKAQPVTVSLVEAALAGFGGRSFTGALTRLVELAADRRDRQVAYVTVAAALTEDEERRLGARLSEMYGREVSVKQTVDPDVLGGARVQVGSDLYDGTVLRRINETRNALAKR, from the coding sequence ATGCAGGCCGCCAGCCGGGAGTCGTACCGGGCCGGGGCCGAGCGCCTCGACGCGTACGTCCGCGGCGCGGAGCCGTCGGCGGTGGCCTCCACCGCCGACGACATCCTCTCCGTCGCCACCCTGCTGCGGCGTGAGCCGCGGCTGCGCCGGGCGCTCTCCGACCCGGCCCGGACCGGCGCCGACCGGTCCGGCCTGCTCGGTGACATGCTGCGCGGCCGGATCGGCGCGGAAGCGCTCGACCTGCTCGCCACGCTGGTCTCCGGCCGCTGGTCGGTCCCGTCCGAGCTGCTCGACGGTGTCGAGCGCCTCGGCGTGGAAGCGCTGCTCGCCAGCGCGGACCTGTCCGGAGACCTGGGCGAGGTGGAGGACGAGCTGTTCCGCTTCGGGCAGGTCGTCGGTGGTTCCGCCGAGCTGTCGAACGCGCTCTCCGACCCGATGGCCTCGGTCGAGCGCCGGGCCGAACTGGCCCGGCAGTTGCTCTCCGGCAAGGCCCAGCCGGTCACCGTCAGCCTCGTCGAGGCCGCGCTCGCCGGTTTCGGGGGACGTTCCTTCACCGGTGCGCTCACCCGGCTCGTCGAGCTGGCCGCCGACCGGCGGGACCGTCAGGTCGCGTACGTGACCGTGGCGGCCGCGCTGACCGAGGACGAGGAGCGACGCCTCGGTGCCCGCCTCTCGGAGATGTACGGTCGGGAGGTCTCCGTCAAGCAGACGGTCGACCCCGACGTGCTCGGCGGAGCGCGCGTACAGGTCGGCTCCGACCTGTACGACGGCACCGTCCTGCGCCGCATCAACGAGACCCGCAACGCGCTCGCGAAGCGCTGA
- a CDS encoding F0F1 ATP synthase subunit B, with product MYLAAEGAHNPILPIWQEMVVGTISFALLVFVLLKFVMPRMEAMYQARVDAIEGGIKRAEAAQAEANQLLEQYRAQLAEARTDAAKIRDDARADADGIRQDILAKAREESDRIIAAGKEQLAAERATIVRELRTEVGTIAVDLASKIVGESLADEARRKGTVDRFLSDLESTGAR from the coding sequence ATGTATCTCGCCGCCGAAGGCGCGCACAATCCGATCTTGCCGATCTGGCAGGAGATGGTCGTCGGAACGATCTCCTTCGCCCTGCTCGTCTTCGTCCTGCTGAAGTTCGTCATGCCCCGTATGGAGGCGATGTACCAGGCGCGGGTCGACGCGATCGAGGGTGGCATCAAGCGCGCCGAGGCGGCCCAGGCCGAGGCGAACCAGCTGCTCGAGCAGTACCGGGCCCAGCTCGCGGAGGCGCGTACCGACGCCGCCAAGATCCGCGACGACGCGCGGGCCGACGCCGACGGCATCCGGCAGGACATCCTCGCCAAGGCGCGTGAGGAGTCCGACCGGATCATCGCCGCCGGCAAGGAGCAGCTCGCCGCCGAGCGGGCCACCATCGTGCGCGAGCTGCGCACCGAGGTGGGCACCATCGCGGTGGACCTGGCCAGCAAGATCGTCGGTGAGTCGCTCGCCGACGAGGCGCGTCGCAAGGGCACCGTCGACCGGTTCCTGAGCGATCTCGAGAGCACGGGGGCCCGCTGA
- the atpB gene encoding F0F1 ATP synthase subunit A encodes MSGQLVVAQDLPWPPSVGDFYPPDVAGPWVTKFSIMIWIAVALLIVFFVTAYRKPKLVPGKGQWAAEAVYGLVRDNIAREQMGNAGIRFAPYLTVLFSFILLTNIFSIVPGLQISPNSHIAFPIVLAAISYVMYNYVGIRKHGLGKYLKQSLILPGVPWPMHFLLIPIEFLQNFVVRPVTLALRLFANMFAGHLLLLVFTVGGFVMLGSSSIFVQATSVFSFAMAIVMAFFEALVAVLQAYVFVTLSANYIGTSLADEH; translated from the coding sequence GTGAGCGGACAGCTGGTCGTCGCCCAGGACCTTCCCTGGCCCCCCAGCGTCGGGGATTTCTACCCGCCGGACGTGGCCGGCCCCTGGGTCACCAAGTTCAGCATCATGATCTGGATCGCCGTCGCGCTGCTGATCGTCTTCTTCGTGACCGCGTACCGGAAGCCGAAGCTGGTGCCGGGCAAGGGCCAGTGGGCCGCGGAGGCGGTCTACGGGCTCGTCCGGGACAACATCGCCCGTGAGCAGATGGGCAACGCTGGCATCCGCTTCGCGCCCTACCTCACCGTGCTGTTCAGCTTCATCCTGCTGACCAACATCTTCAGCATCGTGCCCGGCCTGCAGATCTCGCCGAACTCGCACATCGCGTTCCCGATCGTGCTCGCCGCCATCTCGTACGTCATGTACAACTACGTCGGCATCCGCAAGCACGGCCTCGGCAAGTACCTCAAGCAGAGCCTCATCCTGCCCGGCGTGCCGTGGCCGATGCACTTCCTGCTGATTCCGATCGAGTTCCTGCAGAACTTCGTCGTCCGCCCGGTCACCCTGGCACTGCGGCTCTTCGCCAACATGTTCGCCGGCCACCTGCTCCTGCTGGTCTTCACCGTCGGCGGCTTCGTGATGCTCGGGTCGAGCAGCATCTTCGTCCAGGCGACCTCGGTCTTCTCCTTCGCGATGGCGATCGTGATGGCCTTCTTCGAGGCGCTGGTGGCGGTGCTGCAGGCATACGTCTTCGTCACGCTGAGCGCCAACTACATCGGCACGTCGCTGGCCGACGAGCACTGA